The Sulfurovum riftiae region CGCAGAAAAAGCAAACAGATAAATATTGTTTGCTGTATGTTGTGTCGAGACCAGCAGTCCTTTTGCACCAAAATAATATTCGTCAGGCAAAGGATAGACATAATAGTAATGATCTCCCTGATGATGAAACCCTTCGACAAAACTGTCCGGTTCAAAGTCGAGGTCTGTATAGATACTCTGCTTGCTCTCTCTATAGAGGGCAGCTCTGTACTCTTTGTATTTGGGGAAACGATACACTTTTTCACTGTTTTTGTAATGCTGCATAGAGGCAATGATCTTTTGTGCCTGAGACTCAAGATCGAGTTTGACCTTTGCCTCATCTATCTGCAAAAGGATCGATACATAGGTCAGCAAAGGGACTGTAAGCAGAACAGCCAGTAACGCTGTATAGATCAACGCATATTTGCGTGCGAATTTTTTGGCATCAAAGAGCAATACTGTATCCTACACCACGTATATTTTTTATAAAATCGTTTTTCAGTTTCTTTCTCAGGGTACCGACCTGTACACGCACATTGGTAGGGTCGACCCATTCACCCCAGACCTCTTCCCAGAACATTTCGTAACTCACTACATTTCCCCGCTGTTTAATAAGCAGTTCCAGTATTTTCGCTTCTGTTTTGGCAAGTTGTATATTCTCCTCTCCCATAGAGAGTTTCATATTTTTAACACTGTAAGTATATCCGTACGGCAGATCTATTATCTCTTCTGAAGACGAAAAACAGTGCATTTTGATCACCTGCTCCACTCGTAGTTTGAGTTCCGCCAGATCGAAAGGCTTGCGAACATAATCACAGGCCCCACACTCATAGCCGCGGCTGAGATCATCTATATCTGTCAGTGAAGTAATAAAGATCGCCGGTATTGCTATACCTTCATCTCTCATCATCTTCAGTATTTCAAATCCATTTTTTTCACCCAGGACCTTCACATCA contains the following coding sequences:
- a CDS encoding response regulator transcription factor, yielding MKILILEDESMLALSMQEFLEDSGYEVDCFANSEDAHDAVYDKVYDLLLLDVKVLGEKNGFEILKMMRDEGIAIPAIFITSLTDIDDLSRGYECGACDYVRKPFDLAELKLRVEQVIKMHCFSSSEEIIDLPYGYTYSVKNMKLSMGEENIQLAKTEAKILELLIKQRGNVVSYEMFWEEVWGEWVDPTNVRVQVGTLRKKLKNDFIKNIRGVGYSIAL